One Arachis hypogaea cultivar Tifrunner chromosome 18, arahy.Tifrunner.gnm2.J5K5, whole genome shotgun sequence genomic window, TTGAAGTCGGCTAGTTCGAGCCAAGAAATCATTTTTTACTTCATAATAGTTGTCATTCTTTTATTATCTTTAAACTaattaaaactctaaaataataaaaatatccattatcCATATTAAATAATTCAGTTATAGTgtaattgttttattattttattatatttaactttatataaaaagCAAAGCAAAAGAAATATTTAACAAATACTACGTTAAACTGTAACAGAAATACcgaattaagatttttttttaaaaaagcagTAAATATTGTGGAAGAAAAAATGCTAAAGAAAATATTGGCTTTGTGCTCATCCGATGGGAAAAGATTATTGCTGGCTCATTGGAAGCGTACAGTGTCCAGTTAAAAGAAGTTCCAAGTCCGAGTCACACAGCTGatgtttttcatttaatttcagaAGATCGTTTTTAATCCGAACTGATCGGACCATTGATTTGTTAGATTTCTGGTCTAACCGGCCAGTCTGATCTTACACAACTATAGCTCTGATCTTCGCCTATATAAAGGGAAAGATCATTATGCTGCCAATGAAAAAGACATAATCTTTGGAATACCCGctccctcttttctctctttcctctGTCATCGTAGTCTAGATGGATCTGCCAAGACTTGCTTCAATAATCACATCATCAACATTCACGAAAGTGCTCCTTCCTCTGGGAAAAAATTCATCATTTCCAGCAACAATAATTAGGACCTTAAATTCCCCCTGCTCAATTCAATGCAATGCATTGAATTTAGTTTCtaatgataacaataataatagtaaaaatcaAACAACAGATCGTCAAATTGTTTCTAAATACGAACCTTCTATTTGGCCTCATGATTATATCCAGTCACTCAATAGTGAATATAAGGTATGCTTCGATACTTCCATCATATTATTGTAGATCATTCTTCGTAAATTTATTAGGCATCCTTGTTAGCAAACTTTAGTAAATATAGACTTTGGATAATGGAAAATTCAAAGAGTTTTATACTTTAGGTTCGACTAGATATAGATAGGCTATGTCGGTAAGGCCTTCAATGCTCAAGTGAGAAATAAAGTAGGTGagcataaattataaaattactcATACGTACTCGAAAATATTTATATAGGATGAGGAGGTTAATTTGTTCAGAGATTGAACTTTTACATATACATACAGTGCAAACTTTATGAGTTCACTTGCTTAAAACTTTTGCGAAACATTAGATTATCCAAAAGAAAAATATGGGAGCTTAGCTTGTGAAGCGAGATTGAAACATGCATAGCAGGAGCATTTGCATTAGCAGTGCAGTTCAGTTTGATTATTTAAGAAAAAGTCATTTCGATCTGATCATTTATTAAAATTGCAGTTCGATTTAATTCGATTTTTTTCTGAGACTATTCGaaccaaactaaaattaaaaccgGTCTAATAACCTTGTGCCTGTGCTCCAAGTCAAGTCAATTATCGGATCAGTCAACCCCAACTCGATCCCAAATGTTGGTCTCTCTGAGAGAGTTGGACCTTTACTTTTGGACCATATTATTCAAGTTCTCATTGtccaaaattttaaattgttgccACAACAAGACTAATgcaaataataactaaattaagaaaaacattttattttcattccaaGACTTGGTTGAGTGGTATATATGTATGCCTTGTTTAAAAAGTACATTGAATTTAAATCCTAGCTGAGATTATATTGTAGATTAACCGAAAATCGtttgaaattcaaaatataaGTTAACCAATCGAATGAATGTAATTTTTAGTGCACggttaatcaatttaaaataataaattataaaaattaatttttaaaattatatattttatacataaatatattattttattatactcAATTCAATCAAGGTTAAATTTCGATTGAACTttaaatctttatctttatcAATTTAGTGCCAGCTTATTTTTTAGAAACTTGCTGCTTTATTATTattgtgttttatttgttttagcTTTTACTCTAACATTCAGTTCCTTATTTCCTTTTGTGTTTTTGTGTTTGCTCTTTTATTTATGGAGAATTGAAAGAAACACTTGTAtactaaacatatatatatatataactaatcgACTATAAAACGCAAAAAAGTGTATATAAGAAACACAAAACTACATGAAATAAACTCACATATGAATGGATATAACACCAACCCCACACCCTTAACTTATCTGATGTCACTTATTCTTTTCGCTATTATCAGcaagaacaaacaaaaaattacaacATGTCTCAACAGATTAGACACACTTAATTACTCTTAGGTATATAAATAACAAAACTCTTTAACTAATGAGCAGGAGGAAACATACCTCAAGCAACACCATGTTTTGAAGGAAGAAGTAAGAAAGATGCTTTTCAAAGTTGAAAATCATGTTGACCAGCTTGATCTTATTGATGTGTTGCAAAGGCTTGGAGTGGCTTATCATATCAAGAGTGAAATAAGGAACATATTGGACAGTATCCATAACATAGATTACTCCCAAAAAAAGAAGACTCTGCATGCCACAGCACTCCAATTCAGGATCTTAAGGGATAATGGTTATGATATATCAACAGGTTTTTCACCTTCTTATGACTTGCATCATATACTACTTAGGAATATTTAGTTGAGATTGAAACACAAAAAAAAGTAAACTAGCTAGAATTATGTTTCTAATTTAGTGAGTctatcttaaaattatttttccaaaaaatttaaactatataaataaatgcacatgaataattttatatttaatacagtcaattaaaattaaaaaaattattttaaataattaattatactaaataatcaGTTCAGATGATAAAAATTCACccagattatttatttattttaatttctcgtCATTAACAATATGTGGAAAATTATTTGATGCTCTCAGTATATAAAAGCTATATATTCTCATTAAACAATTGATGTgttgtatattatttttgttgtagATGCTTTTGTTGACTTTCTAGATGAAACGGATAATTTTAAGATATCTCAGTCAGTTGATATTGAAGGAATATTATCACTATATGAAGCCTCATTTTATTCATGGGAGGGTGAAACTATATTGGATGAAGCAAGAGATTTCACTTGGAAAATTCTTGAAAGATATTCATTCAGAAATAAGAGTGAAGGGAACTACTTATCACTCCTAATTGATCATTCTTTGGAGATTCCATTGCATTGGAGGGCTCCACGATGGGAGGCACAATGGTTCATTCATGCTTATGAAACAAGGAAAACAATGAATCCTTCTTTACTTGAGTTTGCTAAATTGGATTACAACATTCTTCAAACCATCCATCAAGAAGACCTCAAGCATGGGTCAAGGTGATATGCCACccatttttatatatatgtttagaATCACTAAATTAAGCATGCATCAAGGTAATTTTGCTTGAAAGATTATTTGTtgacttaattaattatattcgACCTAGTAAGATGATCATCGAGGTTGTAATAATAATGGTGAATCGATCtaagttttttaaattatcttttcaATTATATAAATGTTTTGCTAACTtctaaaactaattttatatacagatagtcatattttattttattattttttaaaaagtgtttgattttcatttaaactCTCTTGCATTTAGAGTGAATATATTAAGTTTTGAAGGGGAATGAAGAGAAAAAGTTGAAGTAACAATGTTAGTCTATTTAATTTTACATCTAAGATATGtgtgatttatattttttaatattttttattttaagaattcataaagtaaaaaataaatatttatattttctaactaattttttaaCCAAACGAAATAGATTCTTAACttgttttaactttatttttttctgtcCAAAATCAAAACACTCAAACTACTAAAAAAGCAATCCATActgtcaaaaataaaaattaaccatGCTAATTTACTCTCTTGATGCAATAAATCTTTTTACAAATAATTATGGGCATATTAAAAAGAAAACTACTAAACTATTAGTCAAATTTAATGAATACAACCAAAGTTACCTAAAGAATATCATTTTATGCCCGTTCTACTATTAAAGGCAGAGCATACCCCTGCATGCTTTAGGGGTTTTTGCATTAATTAGTGCAATCAAAAGcatatgcaattttttttttttttgttcaaatgcTAAATGATTTTGTtcgtttttctttctccttcttccaaGTTGGTGGAAAAAACAAGACCTTCTAGAGAAGTTGAACTTTGCTAGAGATAGGTTGGTAGAGAACTTCCTTTGGCCTTTGGAAATGAATTCGGAGCCACATATTCAATTTTTCAGAAGGAATTTAACAAAAGTCAATTGCTTAATAACCACAATTGATGACATCTATGATGTGTACGGAACTTTAGAAGAGCTAGAACTTTTCACAGAAGCAGTTGATAGGTCAGTAACTAAAAATTACTCCTATTTACTTAATTGTAGTTCTTTTTTCTTCTAAGAAAATATTATATGGTCCTTAAATTATGATTGTGTTTTTAATAATtctttaaactttaaaaattaattttagataataggtttcaaaaatataaaaatttatataatttcacTAAATTTAGTAAATAAGTCCTTATACCTCAAAAGCTTGTAATCAAGTATTTGTACTTTAACAActtttgtaattagaaaaaagttaaataaaagaaTAGACTTAGGTATATTCTTGTAATAACTTAATTGAACAAATTTGTAAGCaacaaagatttgaaaagattaaaCAAAAAAGAGTTACAAATGGATGTTAGTTGTGATAACACaaaaattattcattttagttgtatttttttttcccATCAAATTAGTTGAATAACATATTgagatataaaatatttaattatataattacttTAAATTGAATACATATTTATTTTGTCAATTGACATATGTATActcatataaaatttattataaatcaaTAATTGTTTCCAAAccttaaaaaca contains:
- the LOC112772998 gene encoding terpene synthase 10; translation: MDLPRLASIITSSTFTKVLLPLGKNSSFPATIIRTLNSPCSIQCNALNLVSNDNNNNSKNQTTDRQIVSKYEPSIWPHDYIQSLNSEYKEETYLKQHHVLKEEVRKMLFKVENHVDQLDLIDVLQRLGVAYHIKSEIRNILDSIHNIDYSQKKKTLHATALQFRILRDNGYDISTDAFVDFLDETDNFKISQSVDIEGILSLYEASFYSWEGETILDEARDFTWKILERYSFRNKSEGNYLSLLIDHSLEIPLHWRAPRWEAQWFIHAYETRKTMNPSLLEFAKLDYNILQTIHQEDLKHGSSWWKKQDLLEKLNFARDRLVENFLWPLEMNSEPHIQFFRRNLTKVNCLITTIDDIYDVYGTLEELELFTEAVDRWDPKIIDTLPEYMQLCFLSLYNFVNDLAFEFLKMNGFYIAPYLKKSWTDICKSYLIEAKWYHSAYKPGFEKYVENGWISIGMPVILVHTYFLVPHSFEREELPCIQEYCDMIRFPSTISRLVNDLGTYERESENGDTLKLIQCYMNETRVSEKNAKEHIKSILSLAWKKLNKEAHNSSLPQIFVGMAVNLARMAMCMYNHGDGHTIQDSQMKSRVLSLIVQPIPYKENLAEKN